The Ostrea edulis chromosome 1, xbOstEdul1.1, whole genome shotgun sequence genomic sequence GAAAATACAAACTTCCGGGTTttttggaatttaaaaatgAGAACCCCTCAAGCCGAGTTTCCATTCCTTGATATatagcattgcaacaagctatcaaatagaatgtgtAGCATAAAATATCACttctaaaataaatattttaccccaattcataatatgaagtccgtaatagctccaagtgactgaaaatgttaaaccgtctgtactttcattttaatatcaggaattttcatcggtgccactaactacccacATTGACATCGTCGAACACCTGTGGTAAtgtgatttagataaaaatagacataataagacatttgtatatttataaagacttgttattagcataatttatgtactataatgaatcaatattgataaatattagtatttgagtctctaaatcgttatgggtCTTCCATCTCTTTTGGGTAATTAGTCGTAACTACAGTTAATGGTTGGGATTGTGAAAGTATAGAcggtttaaaaaatttcagtcacttggagttATTACGgtcttcattttatgaattggggtaagaaattcattttagaaatgatattttatgctgcacattctatttgatagcttgttgcaatgctcaagcactctgtgtagtcgtatagtgtcagggcccagctaaaagtcaaccaaaaaataataggcatttttccgagttcatttctgcatatcttgggaagtatacagaatttcgggatgaactttagAAAttatgtagattgattatgtatgaataaattaaaatacaaagtagaattttatatcaattaatttattgtttttacatcagctaacttgggtaccctatatttagagttatatacctttactctttatatagtaaattcgacacccaagcgatgcaattgcctgtgttgtatatataacatgcGTTGAAATCTGTTGAACATACattcaatttaaatttaaacaatattttattatgtatgaaacataaatggattaggcagcaggcttgcagcctatataagccttctccaaGAACATACATAGTCCTAATTTGTACGTGCACAATGTAGCTTGTCCAAGGTTTTATGAAGTAAAGGTCTcctattcatttatataatagGATACTCGAAATTTTGAACGTATTTGCTATGTGTACGTGggatttttttttgattttttgttatttgatttaaaatagTTATTAATACATGAAATGTACCAAGAAAAAGACTTTATTCAAAGAATTTAAATGTTTGGGTAAtgttttttcattgaattttcaattacagatgtatggataatacaagttttaaaaaggTGATTTCATCAATGATTTATGGTAAatatgggtttcaacagtatcaaattatttacaagtagttttacaaaatttataacAACTCTCCTAGGGTATCCTAACTTATTAGTCAAATAGAATGTTCTCTCCTGGAACATTCCGTGGGGATCTGAGTTAGAAGAGGTTCtaagtaccccttgtttgtcgtaagaggcgattaaaggGGGTGATACTTCGGATAAAACAGGAAAAACCGAGGCTCCTTGTCACAGCATATGTGGCATTATAAAGACCCCTCAATCCTCAATGGCCGTTAGTACTTGCCAAAGATCAAATGAAAATCTGCAAGCATTACAAAGTGCAGAAAACTGATTGGCAGACAGTCGGACATTCATAGTGCAAACTTAAAGTCCCTCCAGTCTCGCCGGTAGTGGACTAGCAAACGactaaacacacacacattacataCCCCGGCTGGAGCAGATCTCGGTTCTTCTTGAGTTTCCTCTATCTTTTCTCCCTGTGTTATGTCATTCTCCTGTTCTATCtgaattacaatatatatatatatatatagagagagagagagagagagagagagagagagagagaatacatTCATCACAACAGAATATTAACCTTGATAACTAGATTTGGCATAACCGTTACCAATTTTAAAATCTAGGAAACATCAGCACAATTCgttcaatataaatcaatatttctgATGATCTTGGAGAATTATTATCTATGTGCAATTTTCGAAAAGTCCAAACGGTTGGTAACTGAGGATAATTCATTGTTGCTCATCTAAACATACCACAGCCGGGATAGGTTGAGTTGCGTCCATGATTTtctcttttatcacttctgctCCTTCTTTATCATTCTTgaattaaaataatcatatacatCAGATGATTCATTTGGTTATTTGCCAAAGCAACTAAAATTGTATCTACTTGTATCTATCTAAACATACCACAGCCGGGATAGGTTGAGCTTCGTCCGTGATTTTCTCTTCTATCACTTCTGCTCCTtctttatcattcttaaattgaaataatcatATAAATCAGATTATTCATTTGATTATTTGCCAAAGCAACTAAAATTGTATCTACATCTTGTCGGAGAAGTGAACGGTTAAAACtaaaaaaacaatatgaattcaTGGCGCATTTCCTTTAAATGATTCCATTATGAATACCACTCTTACACCTACACCCTGTAATAGCTAAAAAGTAAAGAAtcgtggtacatgtatatatgatagaCGATTCAAAGAGAAAGACCTGCAATGCACGCAACCTACCATCCCATTGACTTAGACAGCATAAGATGAAACAAACTACATAAAGAGTCCGAATCTTAGGTCGGTGTTTAGGTTTTTGTTTTGACTCCTACATTTATATAGAAAAGGGGTCAGCTGCTTCCATAATATTATAGGTTACTTTGAAAACTATaccaaaataatttgaaaaggTACTTCGAGCAGAGAGAATCTGCAAAGTCATTAATACAAATAGGTGTGAGCTCGTCgataatatcaaacaaacacCAGTACAAACTGCAGGGATTCcaaatctttaattatttactaCTGCCCTTATTCCTCCAACCCGAAAGGATTCAGCTATCAATAATATATTGTAGACTGTCACTTCCACAGATGCATACGGGGAGCTGTGCACATTTTGCTGTTTTGTATCTCAGTTTCCTTGCATATAAACGTCATTGTTAAAAGGAtttactataggattaaacattcattttgaagaatgttaagtttgtgagtaaactatccagagtttacacattgataaattcttcaaaaagaatgtttgattcttataattccaattcgttccttGTATTATCAGTTtggaatagtttccccgcactgtgttatttgttttcaggctcgtatgtatacatagcgttttGGGATtcattgatgtgtaaattctcgtttagatttatttttgtccaatcaaaacaattgtgatAAACGGCATTGGAATTATTCTTTAATAAAGATGTATTCCTGCATGTATTATAACTTTACCATTCGTGATGGACAACATAGTAGTCCAGTAATAGTTAACGAGTTAATGAGTGGAACGTGAGAAACTATACCATAGTGCATACCCACTCACCTGTCGGTAAAATTCATTAATATAGctttcataaataaaaatctCCATGAAGTCGTTGTGGATGTCTCTCATTAACTTTTCACATTGCAATTTCtgtaaataatagaaaaatattgATCTTAACAGTACGTATAAGATAAGCTACATGTGCAGTGCAGAGagtataagactctcttatgagtagccatgaaatataaggtgattccacccgagggttgcaaaaaagctgtgaaacccgaggctttgccgagggttttaccgcttttttgcaaccccgagggtggaatcaccttaatatttcatggcaactcataagagagtatttttctctcatatttctagagttttccgttttccttgtgcctagcgacgccattttgagaatttttcaatcaattaatttttcgctctacattaaaaataacatcagaatcgaattctacgaccttcattttggcaactatgttgctgacaaaaaatcggccgacgagtgtataagtgaattgtattagagttattcctctttgaataaatcaataatcagggtgcgTGACGTAACTTGACAgtcatcagcgcgaaacattttgacagacctaatcagaatatgcaTTCACAACTGCacggttttttttctttttcttagaggagcattgatattgatattaattgagcagttatttaatgacgagtgtgtgaagaggaattccaagtggtttttgttggtgaatatgggcatggctagactttcgtttttcacgcgtgcaaggactcgagttTCATGGACATTGAAcgcacttatttcacctgagacacggacagtagacgttgacagagtgaatgtggaggtaggcctagacgtaatagaccgtgtgggctgggtttctgtgaacgggcataatgcaccggatgacataggtgtatgaggaatttgtgactgttgttgagtgtgcagtaattgttcaaggaatgtgtatttttgtgtccggtcacatacacctggagattatcagggacattacaatctgtcattttttgtacaagagctttgcagacgctagtgttcgtcaatcgaggcgaggtaagttgcaagctagttatgtattgattatgacgtcacgggatatgtaagataaacgtcacgtgatatgaaagatagaaatatcttacatacctttctttcatagaatatctgtatcttacatacgtagatatgagagaaaaaaatttaatgttGATATAAAGTTAGAAAGTGTACTACTTTGTATCAAATAACGAAATTTTACTGTCCGACTCAATATCAGATTGATTCATTGTATTGGAACTGAATTATTTCAAAGCAGAATAG encodes the following:
- the LOC130048112 gene encoding uncharacterized protein LOC130048112; translated protein: MVDTQKLQCEKLMRDIHNDFMEIFIYESYINEFYRQNDKEGAEVIEEKITDEAQPIPAVNDKEGAEVIKEKIMDATQPIPAVIEQENDITQGEKIEETQEEPRSAPAGVCNVCVFSRLLVHYRRDWRDFKFAL